The Balaenoptera acutorostrata chromosome 11, mBalAcu1.1, whole genome shotgun sequence genome segment acagtcagtttttgttttttgtttccagGAGAAACAGCTTTATTTGGACTGAGAGTTGGAGAGTGAGAGCAGGACCTGAGATAGCATACTGAGCTAAGGGGTAGAGATCAGTTTCCAAAATGGCAGTCAGAGCTCATCAGCCAAATGGACTCCACTTCCCAGCAGCCTTGCAGTGAGTGCAATCAATAAAAGGCCTGCTGGGAAATGTTTATTTGCCACTAAATCATCCAAGCATGCCACAATTACAAGAAAGGTACAGGtcgtttttttctttccataattAAATTTCCACAGCATCTCCCCAATTATGAGTAttacaaaagaaagtaaaaaaatcacattttacagattttagaCTTGTCTTCAGCATTTAGCTCAAATCTCACCATCTTCAAAATATAGTTCTGAAAAATTCACCAGCTAAAATTTCTATCCAAGCAGTGGGAAGACGGCCTTTGCTAGCCCATggcaattcttttcccattttccctAGCCAGTTAGGGTTGAACAGCAGAGTGAGGCTTAGATTGCAGGGATGGCGGGGGGAGGGACACAAGGGCTAATTTCCCCCAGTACAAGATGGCATCTGAAGCTTGATGGGAGAGCAGAACTGGAGAGACTTGAGGGAAGGGTCCAGGCCCTGTATTCAGTCAGAGTCACTgctggaagaggaaggggaggaggaggaggaggaggaggaatgctTCCCATGTTTGTGGtgtttctgcttctttttatgagcttttttcattttcttttgcatcTTCTTGTCAATCACCATTCCTGGTCCTACCATGCCAGGAGTCAATGGATTCACAGGACACATGCCAGGGGCAGGTGGTGGGTATTGAGGGGAGTAGGGACCTGAGGGTTGGCATCCTGGATACCCTTGTTGTGGCACAGGATGACAGGGCCCACCAGGGGGAAAGGCTGGATTCCCCTGGGGTGCTCCTGGGGGAGTGGGAAAGGGGCCTGGAGGAAAGGTAGGGGTGGCAGGTGGTGGATGGGCAGGATTGCAACCTCCAGGGTACCCGACATTAGGGGGGTGTGGATATGGCCCTGGCTGCCTGGTATTGGGATTCCATATGTTCAGGTATTTCCTCCAGCccaggaatggaaaaagaaggaaagtgagGAATCCAGGTGTCCTGTCACCTTTACACCACTGCTTCAACAGTCAGTTTTTAACAAAGGTAACAATATAATTCAATGGGGGAGAGAAAAGTTCCTGACCAAGt includes the following:
- the LOC103010704 gene encoding proline-rich protein 13-like, with amino-acid sequence MGNSSHLQQWCKGDRTPGFLTFLLFPFLGWRKYLNIWNPNTRQPGPYPHPPNVGYPGGCNPAHPPPATPTFPPGPFPTPPGAPQGNPAFPPGGPCHPVPQQGYPGCQPSGPYSPQYPPPAPGMCPVNPLTPGMVGPGMVIDKKMQKKMKKAHKKKQKHHKHGKHSSSSSSSSPSSSSSDSD